The following is a genomic window from Citrifermentans bemidjiense Bem.
ATTCCTCGGCTTTGCGCTCGCCGTCCAGGTGCTGGCCGTACTTCTTCAGCTCGGCCCCGCAGCCGCCGCAGTCGGTGACCACGAAATCGAGGTCGAAGGAGTCGAAGAGGTCGGTGTTGAAGCTAGCGGCCTCCTTGAGCCCGTCCAGATCGTGCCCCAGCATGTTGGGAGCGCCGCAGCACTTCTGAGCCTTGGGGGTCACCACCCGGTATCCCAAAGTCGAGAGCAGCTGCACCGTGGCAAGGCTCGCCTCGCTGAAGATGAGGCTCATGACGCAGCCAAGGAAAAAGCCCGCGGTCCCCTTCTCTTTTCCAGCCGCCGGCGTCACCTCGCTGATGGTCTGGCGCAGCGGCGCGTCGGGGAGCTTAGGCAGAAGCCCTTCCATGCGTCCCAGCGCCTCAGGGAACAGTTTCAAGAGCCCCAGCGAGCGGACCACCTGCTGCAGGCCGGTTTTCTGGTAGAGCCGAAGCGGCGCCGTAGCGGCCTCCAGGCGGTCCGGGTGCGGCACCAGCTTTCTCAGGACCAGGTCCTCCATCATGGAGAGCCCCTTCTCCTTCTTGCTCTCGCAGCGGAACTCGGCCACCAGTTCGCCGGCGTTGACGCCGCAGGGGCAGGCGGAGGCGCAGGCCTGGCAGTCAAGGCAGAGAGAGACGTACTCCAGGAACTTCTCGCTTTCCACCAGCTCCCCTTCCTGGAGCTTGCGCACCAGCGCCACGCGTCCGCGCGGCGAGGCGGTTTCCAGGAAGGTCTCCTTATAGGTCGGGCAGTGCGGCAGGCACATGCCGCAGCGCATGCAGTTGATCAGCTTGACGTAATCCATGGTGCATCCTCTTGTTGAAGAAACGGCGTCGGACAGGTCAGACGGGTCGGACTAGTCCGAAGTCAGACTAAAGATTTTCCCAGGGTTCAGTATCCCCTTGGGATCGAGCGCGCCCTTGATGCCGCGCATAACGCGCAGACCGGACTCTCCCACCAGCTTAGGTAGGTACTTCTTCTTGGCCACCCCTACCCCGTGCTCGCCGGTGATGGTCCCCCCCATGGCTATGGTGGCCTCGAAGATCTCGCCGAAGGCCTTGTGGGCGCGGGAGATCTCGTCGGGGTTCCTCTCGTCGGTGAGGCAGGTGGGGTGGAGGTTGCCGTCGCCGGCATGGCCGAAGGTGCCGATCAGGAGGTCGTACTTCCTGGCGGTGTCTTGGATCAGCTTCACCATGGGCGCTATGCAGCTTCTGGGGACTGTTGCGTCCTCCAAGATGGTGGTGGGCCTCATGCGGGCCAAGGCGGAAAGCGCCACCCGGCGCGCAGTGGCGAGCTTCAAGGCCTCTTCGGGCCCGGCTGCGGTCTGGAAGAAGGAGCAGTGGTGCCGCTCGCAGATCTCCCTGATGCCGGCGGCGTCCTCCTCCACCTGGGCGGGGTGGCCGTCCACCTCGATGAGGAGCACCGCGTCGACGTCGAGCGGCAGCCCCACGTGGGCGTAATCCTCGACGCACTTGATGGTGACCCGGTCCAGGAATTCCAAGGTGGCCGGGATGATGCGCGCGGCGATGATGTGCGAGACGGTGAGGGCCGCCTGCTCCAACTGCGGGAAGTGCACCAGCATGGTCTTCTTGGCCACCGGCTTCGGGATCAGCTTCACGGTGATCTCCGTGAAGATGCCTAGTGTCCCCTCGGAGGAGACGAGGAGCTGGTTCAGGTTGTAGCCCGCCACGTCCTTCACCACCTTGCCGCCGGTCTTCAACAGGTCGCCGTCGGCGAGGACCGTCTTAAGCCCCATCACGTAGTCGTCGGTCACGCCGTACTTGAGACCGCGCAACCCCCCGGAGTTCTCGGCCACGTTCCCACCCATGGTGGAGATGTTCATGCTCCCCGGGTCGGGTGGGTAGAAAAGCCCCTTCGCCTCCACCTCGCGGTGCAGCGCCGAGGTGATCACGCCGGTCTCCACGGTAGCCGTCAGGTTCTCCTCATCGATCTCCAGGATCCGGTTCAGACGGCTGGTCTGCAGCACCACCCCGGCATCGAAGGAGATGGAGCCGCCGGAAAGGTTGGTGCCGGAGCCGCGGGGGGTGACCCGCACACCCGCCTCGTGGCAAAGCGCCATGACCTGCGAAATCTCTTCAGCGCTCCCCGGGAGCAGCACCGCGCCCGGCCTGCTCTGCAGTTCGGGGGTGGAATCGTATCCGTAGCAGGCGAGCGATTCGGGATCGGTCAGGGTGTTCGGTGCTCCGACGATTCCGGCCAGCGCCTTTATGAAACTGTTTTCCATGGCATCTGTTCCTTTTTTTGGCTTGTATGAAGTGTCGATGCTTTACGTCCCGTCCCCGGCTAGCGCAGGAAAAGCGGGAGGTAATATGGTGCTACCAATGCGGTAAATACGGCGGCAAGCGCCATGGCTACCCCGCTCATGGCGCCTGCGGTCTCGCTCTCCATTAGCGCCACCGCGGTTCCCTGGCCATGGGAAACGGTGCCGAGCGCGAGCCCCCGGGCCATCGGGTGCTTCACCCTGAGTAGCGAGAGCGCTCCCGGCCCGAGGATGGAGCCGAGCATTCCCGTGGCCACTACGAAGGCAGCGGTAAGCGGGGCTTCCCCTCCGCATAGGCGCGAGATCTCCACGGCTATGGGGACGGTCACGGATTTCGGCCCCAGGGAGAGGAGCAGGGTGTCGCCCAAGGAGAAAAGCCTTCCAGCTACCAGGGCTGCGGCCATGGTAGTCAGCGACCCAGCGGCAACCCCTGCCAGAACTGTAGGAGCATGCCGGCGCAACAGCGACCGGTTGTGGTAGAGCGGCAGGGCGAGCGCCACCGTGGCTGGGCCGAGCAGGAAGGTCATCACCTCCTTGGCCGGCTGGTAGTCGTCCCAGGAGTACCCCGTGAGCTTCATGAGGGAGATGATGACGACGGTGCTCAGGAAGACCGGGTTCAGCAGCGGGTGCCGGTAGGCAAGGAAGATGCGGCGGGTCGCGAGATAAGCCCCAAGGGTCAGCAGGATAAGGGAGGCACTGAAGAGCAGGTTCATCGTGACGATCTCCCCTGCAGCAGTTCCACCGAGACCCCGGTAGCCGCCACCCCCACCAGGGCGCTCACGGTGAGGACGAGGAGGAGGACCGCGCCGCTTTGACGCATCAGATCCCCGAAGGTCATGAGTCCCACCGAGATCGGGATGAAGAAGAAGGCGAAGTGTTTGAGGAGGAAGCCGCCCCCCTCTTCGATGAGCGACGGCTTCACCGCGCCGCTCGCCAAAAGGAGGAACATGATCAGCATCCCTGCCACGTTGCCCGGCAGGGAGAGATGCAGCAAGGCGACCAGAAAGGTCCCCAGGCGAAATACCAGCCACAGGAGCAGTACCTGCCAGGATATGTTGAATGCGGTTTTTGTCATGATCGCTACCAGCTTGCTGTTTTTTCCCTCTGGCGGCAGGAGGCCGTGTTTAGCGGTTGACCCCAAACGATCGGAGCGTGGCAAACGGCGAAACGACCGTCTCCCCGGGAGGACGACCCTCCCGGGGCGCGGGTTTCATCAGGGGATCATCCAGGGGAAGACGTAGGCCTGCAGCGCCACGATGATGCCCATGACCGTAGTCAGGAAGAGCGCGTGCTTCAGGGTGAAGCGGAACAGGTTCCCCTCCTCCCCTACCAGGCCGGTGGCAGCGCAGGCGACCGCGATGGACTGCGGCGAGATCATCTTGCCCATGACGCCGCCGCTGGTGTTGGCTGCGCCGGTCAGAAGCGGGTTCATGCCGAGCTGCTCGGCGGTCACCTTCTGCAGCCCGCCGAAGAGGACGTTGCTGGAGGTATCGGAGCCGGTCAGGAAGACCCCGAGCATCCCCAGGAAGGGAGAGAGGAACGGGAAGAACGCGCCTGCCTTGGTGAAGGAGATCCCCATGCTGGTGGTCATGCCCGAGGCGTTCATGACGAAGGCAAGGCCGACCACGGAGGCGACGGTCACAGCCGGCCAGCGCATGTCGAACAGGGTCTTGCCCAGCACCTGGAAGAATTCGCCGATGCCGACGCCGCAGATAAGTGCCGAGAGGATGGCGGCGATGAGTATGGCGGTACCGGCAGCGGACATGAAGTTGAAGGTGAACTTGGCGGCAATCTTGGCCGGGAGCTGGTCCGCGACCGCCTTGTCCAGCGCCTTGAACTGCGCCTTGTCCGCCGACTTCGCCTCGACCAGTTCCTTTTCTATCTTCTGCAGGTCCTTCTGCTTCTTGTCGACCGCGTCGTAGGCGGCCAGACGCTCGGCGGTGACCACGGCCTTTCCGGCGGGGAGGCTCTGCTCGACGACGAGGAGCTTGTCTTCCAGCCCCTGCAGTTCCGCAAGGCCAGCCGCAAGTGCTGCCTGCTTGGCGTCGGCCGGCGCGAGGAGCGCCGCCTGTTTGGCCGCTTCGGCCTTAACCGCGGCGACCTTCTTGACGCCGTCCTCCGGCTTGGAGACCTTTTTCACGATGGCGTTGTCGAGGCCTGTGACCGGGACCACCACCTTGCTCTTATCCAGGGAGGTCTTAACGGACGGGATGCCCCATACCAGCACCATGATGGTGAGGACAAGGTAGGGAGCCCAGGCGCGGAACACCTGACCGCCGGTGTATTCGTGACTTTCCTTGCCGGAGAACTCGGGTTCGTGATCGAAGGTCCAGACGGTTTTGGGCTGCCAGAACTTGAGCAGGATGACGAGGGCGGCCAGGGTCAGAAGCGAGGCGGTAACGTCGGGGAGGTAGGGACCGAGATAGCTGGCGGTGCCCCACTGGGCAAAGGCGAAGGTGACGCCGCAGACGACGATGGCGGGGAGGACTTCGATGGTCTTCTTCCAGCCTACCATGATCATGATGACGTAGAACGGGATGAACACGGAGACGAAGGGAAGCTGCCTCCCCACCATGGTGGAGAGCTTCATCAGGCCGCCGTCGTCGTAACCCATGACGCCCGCCAGCGCGACCACCGGAATGCCGATGGCACCGAAGGCGACCGGCGCGGTGTTGGCGATGAGACAGACCCCTGCGGCGTAGAAGGGACGGAAACCGAGGCCCACCAGGGTGGCGCCGGCGATGGCGACCGGGGTGCCGAAGCCCGCGGCCCCCTCGATGAAGGCGCCGAAGCAGAAGGCGATCAGAAGCGCCTGCAGTCGGCGGTCACCGGTGAGCCCCGCCAGGGAGGCGCGGATGATCTCGAACTGCCCCCCCTTGACGGTGATGTTGTAAAGGAGAATGGTGGTCACCACGATGTAGAAGACAGGGAACAGACCGAAGGCCGCGCCGTGGATGGTGGCGAGCCCGGCAAGTTTCGCCGGCATCTGCCAGACGAAGATCGCGATGGCGACGGCGGAGGCGACCGCCAAGGGGCCCGCCTTGTGCGCCTTCATCTTGAAGACGGCCAGACAGATGAAGATGACGACGAGGGGGATGGCGGCGACCAAAGCCGACATCGCGAGACTACCCGCTACAGGTGTGTAGCTCTGAATCCATGGCATGACTTGAGTTCTCCTTTGCTCTTGATGCAGTATGTGGGGCGTCGGTGCCTTTTAGGTGCAGCTAAACCGTAAAACGGATCAATCGTCGTCTTGGGCCTGAGCCACCCGGTGCCTGGCGGGCAGGAGAACAGGCCAATCAAACCGGGTTATACATTTTGGTCAGGCCAATTAACCACCTTTTGAATACGGTGTCAAGTTTTTTTGCCTGCGACCACTAAACGGCTTTACATACGTGTGTTTTTAAACTACGATGCCTTAGCGATTTGGTAATATCTATTTTCCCGCATATGCGCCGAGTGACCCGAGAAGTGGGGCGCATGTATGTCGAAACAGCCGGAACGTCACCGTTTAAAACAGCTTTCCTGCAGCTTCGGCGGGACCGATCCTGCAGGCGGTGAAACCGGCGCGAGAGCCGGATGGAGGGAACCAGAGCATGTACGAGCTATTCAAGACCAAGGCGTCCGCCGTCGGGGCGGAGGTGCATCGGGTCGGCGGCAAGATAGAGGCGGTTGAGCTGATCGTCTCCTTGCTGAAGGATGAAAACGTCGTCGATCTTCCCGGCTGCCGAGCGGTATGGGCGGAAGGGACCTTCCTGAATGGGATTGACCGGGGGGCACTAAAGGAGCTGCCGGGGCTTTCGTTCGAGGTGACCCGGGAGCGTGCGGCCCAGGCAAAGGTGGGGATCAGCGAAATGAGCTTCGCCGTCGCCGACACCGGTTCGCTGGTGCAGGATCAAAGCGCCGCCGCCGACCGGCTCGCCTCCTCGCTCACCGACATCCACATAGCCCTCGTCCCGAGCGCCAACATCGTCCCGGACAAGGTCTCCCTTTTCAGCAGGATCTCCCCCAGGACCAGCCGCTACATAGCATTCATCACCGGTCCCAGCCGCACCGCCGACATCGAGCGGGTGCTCACCATCGGGGTGCACGGCCCCCAACGTCTGGTCATCATCTTCGTGGACGGGCTTGAGGGGGTTAGCCGATGAAAAAAGAGTTCAAGGCATCGATCAACCGGGCCCTCAACGACGCCAACCTGACTGGCGCGCTGGGGAAGTTTTCTGAAGCCTACAAGGTGAACCGCGCCAAGGCCTACGATGGGATGGACTTCGAGGCGCTCCGCTCCACCGTCGCCGAGGCGAAGTCGAAGGCCGCCTGCCACCTGGACGAGGTAGCCGATGTCTTCAAGGCGAACGCCGAAGC
Proteins encoded in this region:
- a CDS encoding (Fe-S)-binding protein, whose product is MDYVKLINCMRCGMCLPHCPTYKETFLETASPRGRVALVRKLQEGELVESEKFLEYVSLCLDCQACASACPCGVNAGELVAEFRCESKKEKGLSMMEDLVLRKLVPHPDRLEAATAPLRLYQKTGLQQVVRSLGLLKLFPEALGRMEGLLPKLPDAPLRQTISEVTPAAGKEKGTAGFFLGCVMSLIFSEASLATVQLLSTLGYRVVTPKAQKCCGAPNMLGHDLDGLKEAASFNTDLFDSFDLDFVVTDCGGCGAELKKYGQHLDGERKAEEFSASVRDISEVLFAESEALAAKLKPLPLKVTYHDPCHIAHCQGIRSQPRALIKLIPGIDFRELPEADACCGSAGTYNIEKPEMADLVLSRKVQNVQKTGAEYLVTSNPGCLLQLKKALSEAEPQVRVIHLTELLQMSMNA
- a CDS encoding FAD-binding oxidoreductase; the protein is MENSFIKALAGIVGAPNTLTDPESLACYGYDSTPELQSRPGAVLLPGSAEEISQVMALCHEAGVRVTPRGSGTNLSGGSISFDAGVVLQTSRLNRILEIDEENLTATVETGVITSALHREVEAKGLFYPPDPGSMNISTMGGNVAENSGGLRGLKYGVTDDYVMGLKTVLADGDLLKTGGKVVKDVAGYNLNQLLVSSEGTLGIFTEITVKLIPKPVAKKTMLVHFPQLEQAALTVSHIIAARIIPATLEFLDRVTIKCVEDYAHVGLPLDVDAVLLIEVDGHPAQVEEDAAGIREICERHHCSFFQTAAGPEEALKLATARRVALSALARMRPTTILEDATVPRSCIAPMVKLIQDTARKYDLLIGTFGHAGDGNLHPTCLTDERNPDEISRAHKAFGEIFEATIAMGGTITGEHGVGVAKKKYLPKLVGESGLRVMRGIKGALDPKGILNPGKIFSLTSD
- a CDS encoding LrgB family protein, producing MNLLFSASLILLTLGAYLATRRIFLAYRHPLLNPVFLSTVVIISLMKLTGYSWDDYQPAKEVMTFLLGPATVALALPLYHNRSLLRRHAPTVLAGVAAGSLTTMAAALVAGRLFSLGDTLLLSLGPKSVTVPIAVEISRLCGGEAPLTAAFVVATGMLGSILGPGALSLLRVKHPMARGLALGTVSHGQGTAVALMESETAGAMSGVAMALAAVFTALVAPYYLPLFLR
- a CDS encoding CidA/LrgA family protein; translated protein: MTKTAFNISWQVLLLWLVFRLGTFLVALLHLSLPGNVAGMLIMFLLLASGAVKPSLIEEGGGFLLKHFAFFFIPISVGLMTFGDLMRQSGAVLLLVLTVSALVGVAATGVSVELLQGRSSR
- a CDS encoding L-lactate permease, yielding MPWIQSYTPVAGSLAMSALVAAIPLVVIFICLAVFKMKAHKAGPLAVASAVAIAIFVWQMPAKLAGLATIHGAAFGLFPVFYIVVTTILLYNITVKGGQFEIIRASLAGLTGDRRLQALLIAFCFGAFIEGAAGFGTPVAIAGATLVGLGFRPFYAAGVCLIANTAPVAFGAIGIPVVALAGVMGYDDGGLMKLSTMVGRQLPFVSVFIPFYVIMIMVGWKKTIEVLPAIVVCGVTFAFAQWGTASYLGPYLPDVTASLLTLAALVILLKFWQPKTVWTFDHEPEFSGKESHEYTGGQVFRAWAPYLVLTIMVLVWGIPSVKTSLDKSKVVVPVTGLDNAIVKKVSKPEDGVKKVAAVKAEAAKQAALLAPADAKQAALAAGLAELQGLEDKLLVVEQSLPAGKAVVTAERLAAYDAVDKKQKDLQKIEKELVEAKSADKAQFKALDKAVADQLPAKIAAKFTFNFMSAAGTAILIAAILSALICGVGIGEFFQVLGKTLFDMRWPAVTVASVVGLAFVMNASGMTTSMGISFTKAGAFFPFLSPFLGMLGVFLTGSDTSSNVLFGGLQKVTAEQLGMNPLLTGAANTSGGVMGKMISPQSIAVACAATGLVGEEGNLFRFTLKHALFLTTVMGIIVALQAYVFPWMIP
- a CDS encoding lactate utilization protein, encoding MYELFKTKASAVGAEVHRVGGKIEAVELIVSLLKDENVVDLPGCRAVWAEGTFLNGIDRGALKELPGLSFEVTRERAAQAKVGISEMSFAVADTGSLVQDQSAAADRLASSLTDIHIALVPSANIVPDKVSLFSRISPRTSRYIAFITGPSRTADIERVLTIGVHGPQRLVIIFVDGLEGVSR